From Natronincola ferrireducens, the proteins below share one genomic window:
- a CDS encoding sensor histidine kinase, whose product MGLRKKITISICIIVLISLFTLCMSIYRKSAEILNEETNNFTEIQILRAQEKIDLLVDRIKMESKLLARDKYVIDFLNNKITTEDLNLILTYQMISKNQKDNYYKDLFIVDLEGVIIASTMGDAMYVDLSEREYIQKSFLTHETQTSDILIALTDGKNIVNTVTPIYNENQEIMGLAGIALRAENFVNFIKDYNVGQTGYFVIIDSNGYILSHRDTSLIGHIYSQEISGLENIHTTDDGLQKTYDDVYLYTYKKMKSNNWILLTLMPKEELNIKSVGLLKYVFIYGFIISISAIFFSIFLSKQISRPIIHITNYIDKAKNNNQMLDDAIYHTRIDLENDKFDFSLDNPSFHQVESFLESVRKKMDKNFNLFEEDAKSLIKKSKDLSSSLEMKSYLTVKFLSTLSHDIRTSLTLIKGYAKGLISNFELDEDTKNRFAQEIYDSAENLQNIVNDVLDSTYEAHCTNESKKEYVKSYGFCEYLFHFSKEYIENFDRIFIGNFDCGTELLYIDRIKIIRVWQNILSNAVKYTEKFTNIYVTICKEDDRMLFKIKDEGMGIRENDKEYICEMFYKSNLSDKNSYGLGLFISKSILNTHHSDIYFESELGKGSTFWFYLDLKPENEENN is encoded by the coding sequence ATGGGCCTTAGAAAAAAAATCACCATAAGTATATGTATTATTGTTTTGATTTCTTTATTTACCCTATGTATGTCCATCTATAGAAAATCTGCAGAAATTCTTAATGAAGAAACCAATAATTTTACTGAAATTCAGATTCTTAGAGCTCAAGAAAAGATAGATCTTTTGGTAGATAGAATAAAAATGGAGAGTAAGCTTTTAGCTAGAGATAAATATGTGATAGATTTTTTGAATAATAAGATTACTACAGAAGATTTAAACTTGATTTTAACCTACCAAATGATCAGTAAAAATCAAAAGGATAATTATTACAAAGATTTATTTATAGTAGATTTAGAAGGAGTCATTATCGCATCTACTATGGGTGATGCTATGTATGTAGATTTATCTGAGAGAGAATACATACAAAAATCTTTTTTGACCCATGAAACCCAAACAAGCGATATATTAATTGCTTTAACAGATGGTAAAAACATAGTAAATACAGTAACTCCCATATACAATGAAAACCAAGAGATCATGGGCTTAGCCGGGATAGCCCTAAGGGCTGAGAATTTTGTGAATTTTATCAAAGATTATAATGTAGGACAAACTGGATATTTTGTTATAATTGATTCTAATGGGTACATACTTTCCCATAGGGATACTTCGTTAATTGGGCATATCTATTCACAGGAGATTTCAGGATTAGAAAATATCCATACAACGGATGACGGCTTACAAAAGACATATGATGATGTATATCTCTACACCTACAAAAAAATGAAGAGCAATAATTGGATATTGCTTACACTTATGCCTAAAGAAGAGTTGAATATTAAATCTGTTGGTTTGTTAAAATATGTTTTTATATATGGATTCATTATATCCATCAGTGCAATATTTTTCAGTATTTTCCTATCAAAACAAATATCTAGACCTATTATTCATATTACAAATTATATAGATAAAGCAAAAAATAACAATCAAATGCTAGATGATGCAATTTATCACACAAGAATCGATCTAGAAAATGATAAATTTGATTTTTCATTAGATAACCCAAGTTTTCATCAGGTGGAGTCGTTTTTGGAAAGTGTAAGAAAAAAAATGGATAAAAACTTTAATCTATTTGAGGAGGATGCAAAATCTTTGATTAAAAAATCTAAGGATTTAAGTAGCTCCTTAGAGATGAAATCTTATCTAACAGTAAAGTTTTTATCTACCTTATCCCATGATATAAGAACATCTCTTACCCTTATAAAAGGATATGCAAAAGGATTAATATCTAATTTTGAATTAGATGAAGATACTAAAAATAGATTTGCTCAGGAAATATATGATAGTGCTGAAAATCTTCAAAATATAGTTAATGATGTGCTAGACTCCACATATGAGGCCCATTGTACAAATGAGAGCAAGAAGGAATATGTAAAAAGCTATGGGTTTTGCGAGTATTTATTTCATTTTTCTAAAGAATATATTGAAAACTTTGATAGAATATTTATAGGTAATTTTGACTGTGGAACTGAGCTATTATATATAGATAGAATCAAAATTATAAGAGTTTGGCAAAATATCTTGAGCAATGCAGTAAAATACACAGAAAAATTCACCAACATTTATGTCACTATTTGTAAAGAAGATGATAGAATGTTATTTAAAATAAAGGATGAAGGTATGGGCATACGTGAAAATGATAAAGAATATATATGTGAAATGTTTTACAAATCCAATCTTTCGGATAAAAATAGCTATGGCTTAGGGCTGTTTATATCAAAATCTATTTTAAATACCCATCATTCAGATATTTATTTTGAATCTGAATTAGGTAAAGGCAGTACATTTTGGTTCTATTTAGATCTAAAACCTGAAAATGAGGAGAATAATTGA
- a CDS encoding response regulator transcription factor, whose protein sequence is MDFQGKILVVDDDKRLVKMIEEYLNLYRFKAVKAYNGKDALAFCDETIDLIILDINMNHLDGIEVCERLRQNFDVPIIFLSANTASYDKIRAFGVGGDDYVIKPFDPMELIARIKAHIARARRYNPSKQENKVIAFGDIKIYKDAHKILKQDKEIKLSKTEFKLLLYLIENPFVVLSRKEILQNVWNSQLYDEAIVNTYIMRIRQKLEENNVEEQYIKSVRGIGYMCEVEFEKNIG, encoded by the coding sequence ATGGACTTTCAAGGGAAGATATTGGTAGTAGATGATGACAAACGTTTAGTAAAAATGATTGAGGAATATTTAAATCTTTATAGATTTAAAGCAGTTAAAGCCTACAATGGCAAAGATGCTTTGGCATTTTGTGATGAAACTATTGACTTAATAATACTAGACATAAACATGAATCATCTTGATGGCATAGAAGTTTGCGAAAGATTAAGACAAAACTTTGATGTACCAATAATTTTTTTAAGTGCAAATACAGCCTCCTATGACAAGATTCGTGCCTTTGGGGTTGGAGGAGATGACTATGTCATAAAACCTTTTGATCCAATGGAATTAATCGCCAGAATTAAAGCCCACATAGCAAGAGCAAGAAGATATAACCCTTCAAAGCAGGAGAATAAAGTTATAGCGTTTGGAGATATAAAAATATATAAGGATGCCCATAAGATTTTAAAACAAGATAAGGAGATTAAGCTTTCTAAAACGGAATTTAAGTTGTTATTGTATTTGATAGAAAATCCATTTGTTGTACTTTCTAGGAAAGAAATTTTGCAAAATGTATGGAACAGTCAATTATACGATGAAGCAATTGTAAATACATATATTATGAGAATCAGACAGAAACTAGAAGAAAATAATGTAGAGGAGCAGTATATAAAATCAGTCAGAGGCATAGGGTATATGTGTGAAGTAGAGTTTGAAAAAAACATAGGATAA
- a CDS encoding glucose-6-phosphate isomerase translates to MSKITFNYSKALGYIGNHEIKALEPTIDIAHKMLHDKTGLGNDFLGWVDLPAFYDKKELEKIKETAEKIQNQSDVLIVVGIGGSYLGARAAIEMLSHSFYNLLPKNKRKTPEIYFAGHNMSARYIKDLLEIIEGKDISLNVISKSGTTTEPAIAFRILKAYMENKYGKEGVKDRIYATTDKEQGALKTMSEEEGYETFVIPDDVGGRYSVLTAVGFLPIAVAGIDIGQVMEGAYEAYKDLNNSTLEKNHCYQYAVVRNILYNKGKTVEVLVNYEPSLYYMGEWWKQLFGESEGKDHKGIFPASVNFSTDLHSMGQYIQDGRRNIFETVLHIESLQEEVLIPQQEKDLDGLNYLTEKTVDDINKGIFEATLLAHDDGGVPNLIINIPEISCYFYGYLVYFFEKACGISGYLLGVNPFDQPGVEAYKNNMFTLLGKRGYEKQREEMLKRLNKL, encoded by the coding sequence ATGAGTAAAATTACATTTAATTATTCAAAGGCATTAGGTTACATAGGAAATCATGAAATAAAGGCACTTGAGCCTACTATAGATATAGCTCATAAAATGTTGCATGACAAAACGGGGTTAGGAAATGATTTTTTGGGTTGGGTAGATTTACCAGCTTTCTATGATAAGAAGGAACTGGAAAAAATTAAGGAAACAGCTGAAAAAATACAAAATCAATCGGATGTACTAATAGTTGTAGGTATTGGAGGATCTTATTTAGGGGCAAGGGCTGCTATTGAAATGTTGAGCCATAGCTTTTATAATCTGTTACCAAAGAATAAAAGAAAAACACCGGAAATCTATTTTGCAGGACACAATATGAGTGCAAGATATATAAAGGATTTATTAGAAATAATAGAGGGTAAGGATATCTCTTTAAATGTTATTTCAAAATCCGGCACCACTACAGAGCCTGCTATTGCTTTCCGTATTTTAAAGGCATATATGGAGAACAAATACGGTAAAGAGGGAGTAAAGGATAGGATTTATGCCACCACTGATAAAGAGCAGGGAGCATTAAAAACAATGTCTGAAGAGGAAGGGTATGAAACCTTTGTTATTCCTGATGATGTTGGGGGAAGATACTCTGTATTGACAGCGGTTGGTTTTCTCCCCATTGCAGTGGCAGGCATTGATATTGGACAAGTCATGGAGGGAGCTTATGAAGCCTATAAAGATTTGAACAATTCAACACTTGAAAAAAATCATTGTTATCAATATGCTGTAGTAAGAAATATTTTATATAATAAGGGAAAAACTGTAGAAGTATTAGTAAATTATGAACCATCCCTGTACTATATGGGTGAGTGGTGGAAACAATTGTTTGGAGAGAGTGAAGGGAAGGATCACAAGGGTATTTTCCCGGCTTCTGTAAATTTTTCTACTGATTTACATTCTATGGGACAATATATTCAGGATGGTAGAAGAAATATTTTTGAGACAGTTCTACATATAGAAAGCTTGCAGGAGGAAGTCCTTATACCTCAGCAGGAGAAGGATTTAGATGGGTTAAATTATTTGACGGAAAAAACTGTAGACGATATTAACAAAGGCATTTTTGAAGCTACCCTCCTAGCCCATGATGATGGAGGTGTTCCAAACTTAATTATTAATATTCCTGAAATAAGCTGCTATTTTTATGGATACTTGGTTTATTTTTTTGAGAAAGCCTGTGGCATCAGTGGTTATCTGTTGGGTGTTAATCCATTTGATCAACCTGGAGTAGAAGCTTATAAAAACAACATGTTTACCCTTTTAGGAAAGAGGGGATATGAGAAGCAACGGGAAGAGATGCTTAAGAGGTTGAATAAATTATAA
- the murI gene encoding glutamate racemase gives MKYDSDLAIGVFDSGVGGISVLAELIHRLPKEKYIYYGDSKNAPYGMRTTEEVKALSLNVVEELLKIGIKGLVVACNTATSGVIEDLRKAIDIPIVGMEPALKPAVELNKAGKIIVMATPVTLREKKFNNLIQCFDNRNKIIKLPCPGLVEIIEKNGGRGEEIRQYLHNLFKEINIEEIDSIVLGCTHYIFIKEELNIMTGNRVQLIDGNRGTANQLKRLLTEENLLHMEKNQGYTEITMINSLNTEDIIDLSKKLLEEQLHYLGWQGRLKYNIVDL, from the coding sequence GTGAAATATGATAGTGACTTAGCGATAGGTGTTTTTGACTCTGGTGTAGGGGGAATTAGTGTGCTGGCAGAGCTAATTCATCGTTTACCAAAGGAAAAATACATCTATTATGGAGATTCAAAGAATGCTCCCTACGGAATGAGAACAACGGAGGAAGTAAAGGCGTTATCCTTAAATGTAGTGGAGGAATTGCTGAAAATTGGCATTAAAGGGTTGGTGGTGGCCTGTAACACTGCAACAAGTGGAGTTATTGAGGACTTAAGAAAAGCAATAGATATTCCTATTGTTGGGATGGAACCAGCTCTAAAACCTGCAGTAGAGCTAAATAAAGCAGGTAAAATTATTGTTATGGCAACGCCAGTCACTTTAAGGGAAAAGAAATTTAATAATTTAATTCAATGCTTTGACAATAGGAACAAAATAATTAAACTACCCTGCCCAGGTTTAGTAGAAATTATCGAGAAAAATGGGGGTAGGGGAGAAGAAATAAGACAATACCTCCATAACCTATTTAAGGAAATTAATATAGAGGAAATTGATTCTATTGTTTTAGGATGTACCCATTACATCTTTATTAAAGAAGAACTTAACATAATGACAGGAAATCGAGTGCAATTAATTGATGGCAATAGAGGCACTGCCAATCAACTTAAACGATTATTAACAGAGGAGAATCTCCTCCATATGGAAAAAAATCAAGGATACACAGAGATAACTATGATAAATTCCTTAAACACAGAGGATATCATAGATCTAAGCAAAAAACTGTTGGAGGAACAGCTCCATTATTTGGGCTGGCAAGGAAGATTAAAGTATAATATAGTAGATTTGTAA
- the pepV gene encoding dipeptidase PepV — protein MDSLENKVQSLKDELVSSIQQLVQIKSVEAEALEKMPFGKGVNDALQFTLALGEKMGFSTVNKDGYYGYIEMGEGEELIGILGHLDVVPAEKPEAWTYPPFSGEIADNRIYGRGTLDDKGPLLAVLYGMKALKEADIPLNKRVRLILGTNEETHWKDINKYIEEEEIPTLGFTPDSDYPLINAEKGLLQVKLSIDEGTSFKFQGGTALNSVPESCSFTGEDLQSLIKTADDLNYQYIIQENTFTFLGKAAHSAKAWEGKNAIVQGALLLSKEKVTSSVIDFVAKEVGEDVYARRIFNNYCDNVSGNLTFNIAKVLIDENKQELYIDIRMPVTKEMKEVLELLKKSVKPYGLNMEVLDSLPSLYVPEDHYLVQTLRQVYEEVTNQNSTPLATGGATYARAFKNFVAFGPLFPGEEKMAHKANEYIDIDSLMKTTVIYAKAIVKLLQ, from the coding sequence ATGGATTCATTAGAAAACAAGGTTCAATCATTAAAGGATGAGCTAGTTTCTTCTATCCAACAATTAGTTCAAATTAAAAGTGTAGAAGCTGAGGCCCTAGAAAAGATGCCCTTTGGTAAAGGTGTTAACGATGCTTTACAATTTACTTTAGCTTTGGGAGAAAAAATGGGTTTTTCTACAGTTAATAAAGATGGCTATTATGGTTATATAGAAATGGGGGAAGGTGAAGAATTAATTGGTATCTTAGGTCATTTAGATGTTGTCCCGGCAGAAAAGCCTGAAGCTTGGACCTACCCTCCCTTTAGTGGTGAAATAGCCGACAACCGTATATACGGTAGAGGTACTCTAGACGATAAAGGTCCTTTATTAGCTGTCCTTTATGGGATGAAGGCATTGAAGGAAGCTGATATTCCTTTAAATAAAAGGGTTCGTCTCATCTTAGGTACTAATGAGGAAACCCATTGGAAAGATATTAATAAATATATTGAGGAAGAGGAAATTCCCACCTTAGGCTTTACTCCAGATTCTGATTATCCTTTAATTAATGCAGAAAAAGGGCTTTTGCAGGTGAAGCTATCCATCGATGAAGGTACTTCCTTTAAGTTTCAAGGTGGGACTGCTTTAAATAGTGTTCCCGAATCCTGCAGCTTTACTGGAGAGGATTTACAATCCTTGATTAAAACTGCTGATGATTTAAATTACCAGTATATTATCCAAGAGAACACCTTCACTTTTTTAGGAAAAGCTGCCCACTCTGCTAAGGCTTGGGAGGGTAAAAATGCCATCGTTCAAGGGGCATTGCTTTTATCTAAGGAAAAGGTTACTTCTTCTGTAATAGATTTTGTTGCAAAAGAAGTAGGAGAAGATGTGTATGCCCGAAGGATATTTAACAATTATTGTGATAATGTCTCAGGAAACCTAACTTTTAACATAGCTAAGGTTCTGATAGATGAAAACAAACAGGAACTATATATTGATATCCGTATGCCAGTCACTAAAGAGATGAAGGAGGTATTAGAACTTTTAAAAAAATCTGTTAAACCCTATGGACTTAATATGGAGGTTTTGGACTCTCTACCCTCCCTTTATGTTCCAGAGGATCATTATCTAGTTCAAACCTTAAGGCAGGTATATGAAGAGGTGACCAATCAAAATAGCACGCCTTTGGCAACTGGTGGAGCCACCTATGCCAGAGCCTTTAAAAATTTCGTTGCCTTTGGCCCTCTTTTTCCGGGAGAAGAAAAAATGGCCCATAAGGCCAATGAGTATATAGACATTGATAGCTTAATGAAAACCACTGTTATTTATGCTAAAGCCATCGTAAAGCTTCTACAATAA
- a CDS encoding putative polysaccharide biosynthesis protein has translation MSNKRFIKGAFVLAVAGLIAKFLGIFFKIPLQRLIHDEGMGLFGLPYPIYTIMLSISIIGLPAAISKLISEKIAIGDYSGVKKVFRISFFMIIAIGIFSSCFLYFGAHRIIKLLDWPPETYYAIIGLAFAPFFVSIMSAFRGYFQGMQIMMPTALSQIVEQMGRVVIGVGLAYMYIDKGVGYAAGAATFGATAGALLGALLLLGYYLFTRKSFPDYTAYRRNKGKESTSKIVKRLIWLAIPITIGAILSSVMGLMDSIIVPARLLQSGYSQEGATILYGRLTGKAVTLINVPLTFSMAMAASLVPAISEANSRNNMLELREKAKTGIKLTMIIAFPATLGLFLLASPIIHLLWGETEAGGDILKVLAVNVLFISLAQTLTSILQGMNRVFVPVRNLLIGVIVKIIVSYFLLVSHLNIIGAVTGSICGYGVVMILNYIEIERTVGLRLSIRETVLKPIVASGTMAIGVILVFNYTYLQLQKEAIATLLAITSGIVFYSIMALLIYDFQFHKKNFFFK, from the coding sequence ATGTCTAATAAAAGATTTATTAAGGGAGCATTTGTTTTAGCTGTAGCAGGGCTTATAGCAAAATTTTTAGGAATATTTTTCAAAATTCCGCTACAACGCCTAATCCATGATGAAGGTATGGGGCTATTTGGATTGCCTTATCCCATTTATACCATTATGTTATCTATATCAATAATTGGTCTACCTGCCGCTATATCAAAATTAATCTCTGAAAAAATAGCTATTGGAGATTATAGTGGTGTTAAAAAGGTCTTTCGTATTTCCTTTTTTATGATTATAGCTATTGGTATATTTTCCTCATGCTTTCTATATTTTGGAGCCCATAGGATTATTAAACTGTTGGATTGGCCTCCTGAAACCTATTATGCCATTATAGGATTGGCCTTTGCTCCTTTTTTTGTTTCTATTATGTCGGCTTTTCGAGGGTATTTTCAAGGGATGCAAATTATGATGCCGACGGCATTGTCTCAAATTGTGGAACAAATGGGAAGGGTGGTTATTGGGGTAGGATTGGCTTATATGTATATAGATAAAGGTGTAGGATATGCAGCAGGAGCGGCGACCTTTGGAGCTACAGCTGGAGCTTTACTAGGAGCCCTTTTATTACTGGGGTATTATTTGTTCACAAGAAAATCCTTTCCAGATTATACTGCTTATAGAAGGAATAAAGGAAAAGAGTCTACCTCAAAAATAGTAAAAAGGCTGATTTGGCTGGCTATTCCTATAACAATAGGAGCGATACTCAGTTCTGTTATGGGATTAATGGACTCCATCATTGTCCCAGCAAGACTTTTACAGAGTGGCTATAGTCAAGAGGGAGCGACAATTCTCTATGGCAGATTAACGGGAAAGGCCGTTACGTTAATAAATGTACCTTTAACCTTTAGTATGGCCATGGCTGCCAGTCTTGTTCCAGCTATATCAGAAGCTAACAGTAGAAACAATATGTTAGAACTAAGGGAAAAGGCCAAAACCGGGATAAAACTAACCATGATAATTGCCTTTCCCGCAACGTTAGGTCTTTTTCTACTGGCATCTCCTATTATTCATTTACTTTGGGGGGAGACAGAGGCGGGGGGAGATATACTAAAAGTTCTAGCAGTAAATGTTCTATTTATTTCTTTAGCTCAGACCCTCACCAGCATTTTGCAAGGTATGAATAGGGTTTTTGTTCCTGTAAGAAATTTATTGATAGGGGTTATTGTAAAGATTATTGTCAGTTATTTTCTTTTAGTAAGCCATTTAAATATTATAGGAGCTGTTACAGGTTCTATTTGTGGTTATGGGGTTGTTATGATTTTAAATTATATAGAAATTGAAAGGACTGTCGGTTTGAGACTTTCTATAAGGGAGACGGTTTTAAAGCCCATAGTAGCTTCAGGAACAATGGCCATAGGTGTTATACTGGTTTTTAATTATACCTATTTACAGCTACAAAAAGAAGCCATAGCAACTTTACTTGCCATTACTAGTGGTATAGTTTTTTACAGTATTATGGCATTGCTCATCTATGATTTTCAATTCCACAAAAAAAACTTTTTCTTTAAATAA
- a CDS encoding FMN-binding protein → MKNKILILFVVMLMVGFATVGCRTQEAPPAPTETPEETPDETPEMTDETPEGEMNYEDGSYRGELEPNEKGWTSVVDIVVENGRITEVDYDELDEEGNRKSENEEYNELWESAAGISAKEAYPALEQQLIEVQDVQAVEVITGATLTTKDFKEVVEKAVEEGPQ, encoded by the coding sequence ATGAAGAATAAAATACTTATTTTATTTGTTGTAATGCTGATGGTGGGTTTTGCTACCGTAGGATGCCGAACTCAGGAAGCACCTCCTGCTCCAACAGAAACTCCAGAAGAGACTCCAGATGAAACACCTGAAATGACGGATGAAACTCCAGAAGGAGAAATGAATTATGAAGATGGATCTTATCGTGGTGAATTAGAACCCAATGAAAAAGGGTGGACAAGTGTTGTTGATATTGTAGTAGAAAATGGAAGAATTACAGAGGTAGATTATGACGAACTAGATGAAGAAGGCAATCGAAAATCAGAAAATGAAGAATATAATGAACTGTGGGAATCGGCAGCCGGTATCAGTGCGAAAGAGGCTTATCCAGCATTAGAGCAACAATTAATTGAAGTTCAAGATGTTCAAGCAGTAGAGGTAATAACAGGTGCTACTTTAACTACAAAGGATTTTAAAGAAGTAGTTGAGAAGGCAGTAGAAGAAGGACCTCAATAA